Proteins from one Eubalaena glacialis isolate mEubGla1 chromosome 8, mEubGla1.1.hap2.+ XY, whole genome shotgun sequence genomic window:
- the HILPDA gene encoding LOW QUALITY PROTEIN: hypoxia-inducible lipid droplet-associated protein (The sequence of the model RefSeq protein was modified relative to this genomic sequence to represent the inferred CDS: inserted 1 base in 1 codon), translating into MKHMLNLYLLGVVLTLLSIFVRLMESLGGLLESPSPGSSWTTRGQLANTEXPRGLPDHPSGGV; encoded by the exons ATGAAGCATATGCTGAACCTCTATCTCTTAGGTGTGGTGCTGACCCTGCTCTCCATCTTCGTTAGACTGATGGAGTCCCTGGGGGGCTTACTGGAGAGCCCATCTCCTGGGAGCTCCTGGACCACCAGAGGTCAACTAGCCAACACAG TCCCCAGGGGCCTTCCAGACCATCCATCCGGAGGGGTGTGA